A single region of the Acipenser ruthenus unplaced genomic scaffold, fAciRut3.2 maternal haplotype, whole genome shotgun sequence genome encodes:
- the LOC131735549 gene encoding cytohesin-2 — protein sequence MEDLDFIPGDLSSEERLELEEIRRRKGVLLLEIQRLKDELREAMMEVEGLESNTEGSKTLQKSRHVAMGRKKFNMDPKKGIQFLVENELLCHTAEEIAQFLYKGEGLNKTAIGDYLGERDDFNIRVLHAFVDLHEFTDLNLVQALRQFLWSFRLPGEAQKIDRMMEAFAQRYCHCNPGVFQSTDTCYVLSFAIIMLNTSLHNPNVRDKPGVERFISMNRGINEGGDLPEELLRNLYDSIKNEPFKIPEDDGNDLTHTFFNPDREGWLLKLGGRVKTWKRRWFILTDNCLYYFEYTTDKEPRGIIPLENLSIREVEDPRKPNCFELYIPNNRGQLIKACKTEADGRVVEGNHNVYRISAPTQEEKDEWIKNIKSAVSVDPFYEMLAARKKRISLKKKEEQA from the exons ATGGAGGATCTGGATTTTA tcccGGGGGATCTCAGCTCGGAGGAGCGCCTGGAGCTTGAAGAGATTCGACGCAGGAAAGGTGTTCTGCTGCTGGAGATCCAGAGACTTAAAGATGAGCTGAGAGAGGCCATGATGGAAGTGGAGGGACTGGAGAGCAACACAGAGgggag caaAACGTTACAGAAAAGCCGTCATGTGGCCATGGGTCGAAAAAAGTTCAACATGGATCCCAAAAag ggtattcAGTTCCTGGTTGAAAACGAGTTGCTGTGCCACACAGCTGAAGAAATCGCTCAGTTCCTGTACAAAGGGGAGGGGCTCAACAAGACTGCGATCGGGGATTATCTCGGTGAAAG GGACGACTTCAATATCCGAGTCCTCCATGCGTTTGTGGATCTCCACGAGTTCACAGACCTCAATCTGGTGCAAGCGCTCAG ACAGTTTCTCTGGAGTTTCCGGTTGCCCGGGGAAGCACAGAAAATCGACAGGATGATGGAAGCATTCGCTCAGCGATACTGTCACTGCAACCCCGGTGTCTTTCAGAGTACAG ACACCTGCTATGTTCTGTCGTTCGCCATCATCATGCTGAACACCAGTCTGCACAACCCCAACGTGAGAGACAAGCCGGGGGTGGAGAGATTCATCTCCATGAACAGAGGAATCAACGAGGGAGGGGACCTGCCAGAGGAGCTGCTGAGG aaTCTTTACGACAGCATCAAGAACGAGCCGTTCAAAATCCCCGAGGATGATGGGAATGACCTGACGCACACTTTCTTCAACCCTGACCGGGAGGGCTGGCTCCTCAAActgg GGGGTCGCGTGAAAACGTGGAAAAGACGCTGGTTCATCCTGACAGACAATTGCCTCTACTACTTTGAGTACACCACG gatAAGGAACCTCGAGGGATTATCCCGTTGGAGAATTTGAGTATCCGAGAAGTGGAAGATCCCAGGAAACCA AACTGCTTCGAGTTGTATATTCCTAATAACCGGGGTCAGCTGATCAAGGCGTGTAAGACGGAGGCGGACGGCCGGGTGGTGGAGGGCAATCACAACGTCTATCGGATCTCAGCCCCCACCCAGGAGGAGAAAGACGAGTGGATCAAAAACATCAA GTCTGCAGTCAGTGTGGATCCTTTCTACGAGATGCTCGCCGCGAGGAAGAAACGCATTTCACTGAAGAAGAAGGAGGAGCAGgcgtga